The genomic region GCCTTGCGCCTACCCCACTGGGTGAAGCTATATGTCAACAATTACAAAATCACCTTAGCAATCTAGTTGATTATGAATTCACAGCTAGGCTGGAAGAGGATCTAGATGAAATAGCCAATGGCGACAGCGAATACCTTGATATTATGAAACGGTTTTATATACCCTTCAATCTTTCATTAGAAACAGCAAAGGAAAATATTGAAAGAATTTCACTTTCTGAGGAGACCGACCGGTTTTGCCCCGACGGTCACTCTCTGGTTCGCAGGTTTGGACGAAGCGGATATTTTATTGGATGCAGTATGTATCCGGAGTGTAAATATACTGAGCCAGAAGATGGGCCACCAGTTAACATCGACACCGGAGTAATTTGTCGAGAACCTTCATGTGGGGGAAGTATCGTTGAGAAAAAAAGTAGGCGTGGTTCTATTTTTTGGGGGTGCAGTAATTACCCGAAATGCAGGTTCACCATCTCTAAAATGCCTTTAATTGATCCATGCCCCATATGTGAAGGAATGATGGTACAAGGTAATCGCGGGGATGAATGTGCAGGAGAATGTGTAACAAAAGCAGCAGTGTCCTGCCCCAAAGCAGATTGTGACGGGGTTTTACTCGAAAAACGTGGTCGCTTCGGGCCGTTTTGGGGATGCAATAATTATCCCAAGTGCAAAACCATAGTAAATAAATTGCCTCTTAAAGATGCTTGTCCCGTATGTGAAGGCCTGACTGTATCCGGCCCTAAAGAGATCCCTCAATGTTACGACAAAGAATGCGGCTGGAAAGGGTCACTCACAGAAAGCGATCCTAATGTAATAACAATTGTTCTCAAATAAACGTCACGAGTACCTTGTAAGTAGCAGCAGAAAAGGCTAGAAATAAGATCGTGGAAAGCATCTGGGAAAAACATTTTGCTCAATATGAGCGATATTTGCGCTCAAGTCGCGCCCTGTCCGAAAAAACAATAACTAATTATTTAAAAGATCTATTTATTTTAAAAGAATATTTAACTATCCAAGAATTATCTCTCACCTTAGACGAGTCAGGGTTATACGCCTTTCTCAGTCGAAACGGTTCAATATCAATTGCAAGTGAATATCGCTCTTTCATGCGGGATTTTATATCTTGGCTCCTTGAAAAGCGTGTGATATCTGGCGGGATAGGCACCGGCACAAGAGGGCACAGTCGTGCAAGTATCCGGAGGATACTTGCATCAATTCGAGGGTTTATTAGGTTTCTGATAGAAGGGAATCATCTCCCTGATGCTGAATTATGGCATATACGTTCTGCCCAAATGGCCAGAATAACACCCAAATCCTCGCAAAAACTGCCTGATTTACTTTCGCAAAAAGAAGCCTTCGATTTAATTAACACCGCAAAAACTACAGCCACACATGCACAAAGCTACCTCAGGAACTTAGCCTTAATCGAAATTCTTTACGGATGCGGCCTCCGCGTAAGCGAGGTTAGTCAATTAAATTGGAACCATGTAAACATTACCCAAGCAACTGTACGAGTTATTGGAAAAGGTCAAAAAGAGAGAGAGGTACCAATCGGAGAGCATGCATTGTCCGCGCTTGTTGAATACTCTATGCAACATCAAACCAGCACAGGTCCAATTTTCCTAAACGCTAAAGGTAATAGGCTAAGCAATAGGTCAATACAAAGGATCGTTCACAACTACTCTGTCCTTTCAGGTCTAAGAAACGACATACATCCCCATACTTTGAGACATTCCTACGCGACCCACCTTTTGGATGGTGGCGCAGACTTGAGAATCGTCCAGGAACTTCTGGGCCACTCCACTCCGAGCGCTACACAGGTGTACACTCATGTTAGTCAAGGTGAAGCAAAAAAAGTCTATTTAAACAGTCACCCGTTGGCAAAAAAAGATGGACTATCAAGATAAAATAAATTGATAAT from Dehalococcoidia bacterium harbors:
- a CDS encoding tyrosine-type recombinase/integrase, which translates into the protein MESIWEKHFAQYERYLRSSRALSEKTITNYLKDLFILKEYLTIQELSLTLDESGLYAFLSRNGSISIASEYRSFMRDFISWLLEKRVISGGIGTGTRGHSRASIRRILASIRGFIRFLIEGNHLPDAELWHIRSAQMARITPKSSQKLPDLLSQKEAFDLINTAKTTATHAQSYLRNLALIEILYGCGLRVSEVSQLNWNHVNITQATVRVIGKGQKEREVPIGEHALSALVEYSMQHQTSTGPIFLNAKGNRLSNRSIQRIVHNYSVLSGLRNDIHPHTLRHSYATHLLDGGADLRIVQELLGHSTPSATQVYTHVSQGEAKKVYLNSHPLAKKDGLSR